Proteins from a single region of Candidatus Tumulicola sp.:
- a CDS encoding Rne/Rng family ribonuclease, with the protein MKTEILISCDDWENRVAVLEEGALAEIYFEREEKVIGSIYKGRVENVLPGMGACFVNIGLGRNAFLYVDDIRRDPINIGETEITDRRRGSTVGELLRVGDEILVQIVKEPRGLKGARVSTNISLPGRYLVLMPTGRYSGVSSRIEDEQERNRLKQIMRRVRPEGMATIVRTAATNVSEAELIADLGVQLRLWHSILESYKRASAPSLLHKDLNLVFKAVRDFLTSDVEEVLIDSKEQYEEIRNTMALFGPQYLSRLKLWQGPGNLFAVRGIDEELQKLLKPKIFLPSGGHLVLESTEALTVVDVNTGKFTGGKNLEDTLVRTNIEAAAEVARQVRLRDIGGIIVVDFIDMAHERSRAQVIATLSDALRRDRTRSTIQEFSNLGLLEFTRKRVGKDLAGQLRSECPYCAGLGTVMSSETLAIALLRQIRQTGIDGGNNKNYDIVIDPSVATQLMGWYREEFDKLAKSMNAELRLFVQPHRHREQIVFEPAHRQRRPVLVGKDIEADLLPVRMPDPSSGIAVVDGMLIEVKDAASGAGLTAKLKITSVDANIAHAELAEPLQVAKRRRRRGRSGRAAAEGEETKEMPRPPATPAPARVDRIAMPRNVFGLEEDEEEEDYTLRGGRQAGGAGRGSARRDRPVARAGAAGTGRRDDARREAPRRDDARREAPRRDEAKRDEGRRDESRRTGTRPPARGGRPGSARGGRPGRAPETRGGFQPLIVGGESDIDYDDDDDSAVVIVPEKRQSGLPAPAAAQETEESAEAARRRRRRRRGRGGRAAPSHETAAGDEETEDELVVADTPAIDDEEEARPRDSDAPEPRRPRRFFGPVKQLYGAPVDLESANAPIRERPRREGEREPRVREPRARDQRERTAPAPRAPRPPQDEFDEDELDVVIGPSQPAAIDVEFQEAPPPRMRPREPREDRGPREPREDRGPREPREDRGPREPRDGRGPGDRPERPPGGRGGREDRGGRGRGRGRSDGTPRTVKQLYPPPGSEPEPVVEGGTAPKNPPMGRRRPSHGAMKRQPGAAPPPKGKIRQLYPPPPDDEFETPMASQRPEAHTPDSSLFVTDEDDLDERRLRARERAEERRREDAPDGGPPEGAPHFRAPIGEPFIDETEE; encoded by the coding sequence TTGAAAACCGAGATACTCATTTCATGCGACGATTGGGAGAACCGCGTCGCAGTGCTCGAAGAAGGCGCCCTTGCTGAGATCTATTTCGAACGCGAAGAAAAGGTCATCGGCTCGATCTATAAGGGCCGCGTCGAGAACGTCCTCCCGGGCATGGGGGCGTGCTTCGTCAACATCGGGCTCGGCCGCAATGCGTTCCTCTATGTAGACGACATCCGCCGCGACCCGATCAACATCGGGGAGACCGAGATCACCGACCGCCGCCGCGGCAGCACGGTCGGCGAACTGCTCAGGGTCGGCGACGAGATCCTCGTCCAGATCGTCAAAGAACCGCGCGGGCTCAAAGGCGCCCGCGTCTCCACGAACATCTCGCTGCCGGGGCGCTACCTCGTGCTCATGCCGACCGGCCGCTACTCGGGCGTGTCGTCGCGCATCGAAGACGAGCAGGAGCGCAACCGGCTCAAACAGATCATGCGCCGCGTGCGTCCCGAGGGCATGGCCACGATCGTGCGCACCGCCGCGACGAACGTCAGCGAAGCCGAACTCATCGCCGACCTCGGCGTGCAGCTGCGCCTGTGGCACAGCATCCTCGAATCGTACAAGCGCGCTAGCGCGCCCTCGCTGCTGCACAAAGATCTGAACCTGGTCTTCAAGGCCGTGCGCGACTTCCTCACGAGCGACGTGGAAGAAGTCCTCATCGACTCCAAAGAGCAGTACGAAGAGATCCGCAATACCATGGCGCTCTTCGGCCCACAATATCTGAGCCGGCTCAAGCTGTGGCAGGGGCCGGGCAACCTATTCGCGGTGCGCGGCATCGATGAAGAGCTGCAAAAACTGCTGAAGCCCAAGATCTTCTTGCCCTCGGGCGGGCATTTGGTGCTCGAATCCACCGAAGCGCTGACCGTGGTGGACGTCAACACCGGCAAGTTCACCGGCGGCAAGAACCTTGAAGACACGCTCGTGCGCACCAATATCGAGGCTGCGGCAGAGGTCGCACGTCAAGTGCGGCTGCGCGACATCGGCGGCATCATCGTGGTCGACTTCATCGACATGGCGCACGAGCGGAGCCGCGCGCAGGTGATCGCCACGCTGTCCGATGCCTTGCGGCGCGATCGCACGCGCAGCACCATCCAAGAATTCTCAAATCTCGGGTTGCTCGAGTTCACGCGCAAGCGCGTGGGCAAGGACCTGGCAGGTCAGTTGCGCTCGGAGTGCCCGTACTGCGCCGGGCTCGGCACCGTGATGTCGAGCGAGACGCTGGCGATCGCGCTGCTGCGCCAGATCCGCCAAACCGGCATCGACGGGGGCAACAACAAGAACTACGACATCGTGATCGATCCTTCGGTCGCCACGCAGTTGATGGGCTGGTATCGCGAAGAGTTCGACAAGCTGGCCAAGAGCATGAACGCGGAGCTGCGCCTGTTCGTGCAGCCGCATCGCCATCGCGAGCAGATCGTCTTCGAGCCGGCGCATCGTCAGCGCCGCCCGGTGCTGGTCGGCAAAGACATCGAGGCCGACCTGCTGCCCGTGCGCATGCCCGATCCGTCCTCCGGTATCGCCGTGGTGGACGGCATGCTCATCGAAGTCAAGGATGCTGCGAGCGGCGCGGGTCTTACGGCGAAGTTGAAGATCACATCGGTTGACGCGAACATCGCGCACGCCGAGTTGGCAGAACCGCTGCAGGTCGCAAAACGGCGCCGCAGGCGCGGTCGCAGCGGCCGTGCCGCCGCAGAGGGCGAGGAGACCAAGGAGATGCCGCGTCCGCCGGCGACTCCGGCACCGGCTCGCGTCGACCGGATAGCGATGCCGCGCAACGTGTTCGGTTTGGAAGAGGACGAAGAAGAAGAGGATTATACGCTGCGCGGCGGCCGTCAGGCCGGCGGTGCCGGGCGCGGCAGCGCGCGGCGCGATCGTCCGGTCGCGCGCGCCGGAGCGGCCGGAACGGGCCGGCGCGATGATGCGCGCCGCGAAGCACCCCGGCGCGATGATGCGCGCCGTGAAGCACCCCGTCGCGATGAAGCCAAGCGCGATGAAGGACGCCGCGACGAGAGCCGGCGCACCGGCACACGCCCGCCGGCGCGCGGAGGACGACCAGGTTCTGCGCGCGGCGGCCGGCCCGGCCGTGCCCCTGAAACGCGCGGTGGATTCCAACCGTTGATCGTCGGCGGCGAATCCGACATCGATTACGATGACGATGACGACTCGGCGGTCGTGATCGTGCCGGAGAAGCGCCAAAGCGGACTTCCCGCGCCGGCTGCGGCGCAAGAAACCGAAGAGAGCGCAGAAGCCGCGCGCCGTCGCCGTCGCCGTCGTCGCGGACGCGGAGGCAGGGCTGCGCCGTCGCACGAGACGGCTGCGGGCGACGAAGAGACCGAAGACGAGTTGGTTGTGGCGGATACCCCGGCGATCGACGACGAAGAGGAAGCTCGTCCGAGAGATTCGGACGCGCCCGAACCGCGCCGCCCACGCCGATTCTTCGGGCCGGTGAAACAATTGTATGGCGCACCGGTGGACCTGGAATCAGCAAATGCGCCGATACGCGAGCGACCGCGCCGCGAGGGCGAGCGCGAACCGCGCGTGCGCGAACCACGCGCGCGCGATCAGCGCGAGCGAACGGCGCCCGCGCCGCGTGCACCGCGGCCACCGCAAGACGAATTCGACGAAGACGAACTCGACGTCGTCATCGGCCCATCACAGCCGGCCGCGATCGATGTCGAATTCCAGGAAGCGCCGCCGCCGCGCATGCGGCCTCGCGAACCGCGCGAAGATCGCGGACCGCGCGAACCGCGCGAAGATCGCGGACCGCGCGAACCACGCGAAGATCGCGGACCGCGCGAACCGCGCGACGGGCGTGGGCCAGGCGATCGTCCGGAACGCCCGCCAGGCGGGCGAGGCGGCCGCGAGGATCGGGGCGGTCGCGGTCGAGGACGCGGACGGAGCGACGGCACGCCGCGCACCGTCAAGCAACTCTATCCGCCGCCCGGAAGCGAGCCGGAACCGGTCGTGGAGGGCGGAACCGCGCCCAAGAACCCGCCCATGGGGCGTCGCAGGCCTTCGCATGGCGCCATGAAGCGGCAGCCGGGAGCGGCGCCGCCGCCCAAGGGCAAGATCCGGCAGCTGTATCCACCGCCGCCCGATGACGAATTCGAAACGCCGATGGCATCGCAGAGGCCAGAAGCGCATACCCCGGATAGCTCGCTTTTCGTCACGGATGAAGACGATCTCGACGAGCGCCGCCTGCGCGCGCGCGAACGCGCGGAGGAACGCCGACGCGAGGACGCCCCCGACGGAGGACCACCCGAGGGTGCGCCGCACTTCCGGGCGCCTATTGGCGAGCCGTTCATCGACGAGACCGAGGAGTAG